Within the Streptomyces sp. YIM 121038 genome, the region CCGGGCTCGCGCTTGAGGGCGCGGACCCGCTCGGCCGGGTCGGTGGCGACGAGCTCGACGTTGGGGTCGGGGCTCTCGGTGAGGGTCCGGCTGAAGACGAGGTGCCGCAGGTGCGGATAGCAGTCGGTGAATCCGGCGTCCAGGCCGTTCTGATACGTGTGGCGGCCCTCCAGCATCGTGTCGAAGTGGGTGCCCTCGGCGGTGATGCCGAGCGCGGCCCTGGCGTGGACGGGGAGCGTCTCGGGGTACTTCCCGGCGAGCAGCCGGACGTAGTCCTCGCTCACGGGCCAGAATCCGTCGGGCCCGGTGGGGTCGGAGCCGTCGGGTCCGGCGATGTGGCCGTCGAGGGACATCGCGATGAAGTAGGTGAGCTTGCGCATACGGGCTCCGGAGGTGAGAAGGGGTCGTTGGCCACGACCTCGGACGGACTGCGGACGGCC harbors:
- a CDS encoding dihydrofolate reductase family protein, producing MRKLTYFIAMSLDGHIAGPDGSDPTGPDGFWPVSEDYVRLLAGKYPETLPVHARAALGITAEGTHFDTMLEGRHTYQNGLDAGFTDCYPHLRHLVFSRTLTESPDPNVELVATDPAERVRALKREPGKGLWLVGGGELAGALYAEIDRLVIKLAPLTVGTGIPLFGEKAPFAPALWERTEVDALDSGTVFLTYEKKTA